One Candidatus Nanosynbacter featherlites genomic region harbors:
- a CDS encoding RNA-directed DNA polymerase: MANILEFDHKQARAFLLDGKSYVNFDLPEYFNFDPILQAVSSKMGGYDVNYFFDPEEGSRKKKDPRDRHDVNKVIYGNKDGELAWRPFEIINPVLYVGLVHYITKEDNWSVIKKRFSELRRDCNVEVASIPMQPSKKKSAKAEQIRAWWEKFEQNCATKGLDFQYVLETDVANCYGSIYTHSISWALHGKEEAYANRDKKSLGGKIDEYFQMMNHRQTNGIPQGNTLSDFIAELIFAYADSLLAQAVKDIDKREYSIVRYRDDYRIFTNRLDLGARILKELTEILAILGLRLNAQKTKKSSDIVLSSIKKDKIEELFIPNIKKEKDNFAKWLMQIYAASYKYPNSGMVSRQLNMFHEELLDYLDKGKSLRDYEKPEVMLSIVVNMAIKNPKYYNMAMAVASLTIRGASESRRGLLVQKILDKFKIIPNTGLLDIWLQRVSYSIDPNLQFNELLTRLVSERAYIDNSIIWCIDWLKDDIMKTVRDTSIVDVDMLQGIRETNKISIDRQEVDLFRDIPS, translated from the coding sequence ATGGCTAATATATTAGAATTTGATCATAAGCAAGCTCGTGCTTTTTTGCTGGACGGTAAAAGTTATGTAAACTTTGATTTGCCTGAATATTTTAACTTTGACCCAATACTTCAAGCCGTGTCAAGTAAGATGGGTGGTTATGATGTTAATTACTTTTTTGATCCAGAAGAGGGTAGTCGTAAGAAGAAAGACCCAAGAGATAGACATGATGTAAATAAAGTGATTTACGGCAACAAAGATGGTGAATTAGCTTGGAGGCCATTTGAGATAATAAATCCAGTTCTTTATGTAGGGTTAGTGCATTATATTACCAAAGAGGATAATTGGAGTGTTATAAAAAAGCGATTTTCTGAGTTAAGGAGGGACTGTAATGTTGAAGTTGCTAGTATTCCAATGCAACCTTCAAAAAAGAAAAGCGCGAAAGCGGAGCAAATACGTGCTTGGTGGGAGAAATTTGAACAAAACTGTGCGACTAAAGGTCTTGATTTTCAATATGTATTAGAAACTGATGTTGCAAACTGTTATGGATCAATATATACGCATTCTATTTCATGGGCTCTTCATGGCAAAGAAGAGGCTTATGCTAATCGTGATAAAAAATCTCTGGGAGGTAAAATTGATGAGTATTTTCAGATGATGAATCATCGACAGACAAACGGGATACCCCAGGGAAATACTCTTTCTGATTTTATTGCTGAGCTTATCTTTGCATACGCTGATAGTCTTTTAGCTCAAGCTGTAAAAGATATTGATAAAAGAGAATATTCCATTGTTCGCTACAGGGATGACTATCGAATTTTTACCAATAGGCTAGATCTAGGAGCTCGTATACTGAAAGAGTTAACTGAAATTTTAGCAATACTTGGTCTCAGATTAAATGCACAGAAAACCAAAAAGAGCAGCGATATAGTCTTGAGTTCTATTAAAAAGGATAAGATCGAAGAATTATTCATACCGAATATAAAGAAAGAAAAAGATAATTTTGCAAAATGGTTAATGCAGATTTATGCAGCTAGTTATAAATATCCTAATTCAGGTATGGTGTCTCGCCAGCTAAATATGTTTCACGAGGAGCTTCTTGATTACTTAGATAAAGGGAAAAGCTTACGTGATTATGAAAAACCAGAAGTTATGCTGAGTATTGTAGTTAATATGGCAATTAAAAACCCTAAGTATTACAATATGGCGATGGCGGTTGCGAGTCTAACTATCCGTGGGGCGAGTGAGTCAAGGAGGGGACTCCTTGTTCAAAAAATTCTTGATAAGTTCAAGATTATACCTAACACTGGCTTATTAGATATTTGGTTGCAGCGAGTATCTTACTCTATTGATCCGAACTTGCAATTTAATGAATTATTAACCCGGTTAGTCAGTGAAAGAGCATATATTGATAATTCTATTATCTGGTGTATTGATTGGCTAAAGGACGATATAATGAAAACAGTTAGAGACACAAGTATAGTTGACGTCGATATGCTACAAGGCATCAGGGAGACGAATAAAATATCTATTGATCGTCAGGAGGTTGACCTTTTTAGAGACATACCAAGCTAG
- a CDS encoding ATP-binding protein — MTNSTVLKDSLAEAIVSDEIQLGGDGVKSILSAYSPQESIAEYIWNGFDAGATSIDISYEENELGSLRSITIADNGSGIPQGLLSVKFKPFHESEKALNKTDSRHHSLVHGKNGVGRLTFFTFANIARWTTVYEKNSKLYKYDIEIKSDDLHSYTGAHSPVSEIPYEHGTSTKVTFEGIRELSSGNIETTVKQYLLQEFCWFLELFKDKMFSISINGSPLDYREMIAGERDEKIIHDATSTRFDVKYIQWKKKLNKEFSRYYLIDSTGKENYKSTTLLNNKGDKFYHSVYIRSDYFDMFSYEDKIDYDQSTLQNKEQKFNSKRDEEFKYVISEINDYLRRMRSPHLQKMADDLVEKYEKENIIPEVNNSWEIPRNNELKTLIKDIYKIQPKIFGEGNSSIEQRKTFIHLLNALLDSNQRDQIYTIIDAVVRLDDQEQKQLADLLKVNKLNSIIQTIKMIQNRYTTIDALKEIVFNDSFNSREVDHVQKVLDHNFWVFGEEYNLVSSTEAKFEKALSEYLYILRGGKKQDVNMESPDKNKEMDLFLCRKSIENDRINNLVIELKRPAVLLGEKEVSQIKRYQRTIFSDSRFNGDNTYWDFVLVGNKFNESGYIEGEIDTNKGHGEKEKGLIFSKDNCKIYVRKWSDIFADVECRHKFIENELKTERDRLAIDYTNADEATERAIKK; from the coding sequence ATGACTAACAGTACAGTATTAAAAGATAGTCTAGCAGAAGCAATTGTTTCGGACGAGATTCAGCTTGGTGGAGACGGAGTTAAATCTATATTAAGTGCTTATTCGCCACAGGAATCAATCGCCGAATATATTTGGAATGGATTTGATGCAGGTGCAACTAGTATAGACATTAGCTATGAAGAAAATGAGTTAGGATCGTTAAGAAGTATTACTATAGCAGATAATGGAAGTGGAATACCTCAGGGTTTATTGTCTGTGAAGTTTAAGCCTTTTCATGAATCGGAAAAGGCGCTAAATAAGACAGACTCCAGGCATCATTCTTTGGTGCATGGCAAAAATGGAGTGGGTCGACTTACTTTTTTTACGTTTGCAAATATTGCACGATGGACAACGGTATATGAAAAAAACAGTAAGCTTTATAAATATGATATAGAAATCAAGTCTGATGATTTGCATAGTTATACGGGTGCTCATTCGCCTGTTTCTGAAATACCATATGAGCATGGGACGTCAACAAAGGTTACATTTGAGGGGATACGCGAGCTGTCTTCGGGCAATATTGAGACTACCGTAAAACAATACCTGTTACAGGAATTTTGTTGGTTTTTAGAATTATTCAAAGATAAGATGTTCTCTATATCTATTAATGGTAGTCCTCTTGACTATAGAGAAATGATAGCTGGTGAAAGGGATGAGAAGATTATTCACGATGCAACATCAACTCGCTTTGATGTTAAGTATATTCAGTGGAAGAAAAAACTAAATAAAGAATTCTCGCGATATTATCTAATAGATTCAACTGGCAAGGAGAACTATAAATCTACAACCCTACTGAACAATAAAGGCGATAAATTTTATCATAGCGTATATATAAGAAGTGATTATTTTGACATGTTCTCATACGAGGACAAAATTGATTATGACCAAAGCACTCTACAAAATAAAGAGCAAAAGTTTAATAGTAAGCGAGACGAGGAATTTAAATATGTTATTTCCGAAATTAACGATTACCTACGTCGCATGCGTAGTCCGCATCTCCAAAAGATGGCAGATGATCTCGTTGAAAAGTATGAAAAAGAGAACATTATTCCTGAAGTCAATAACAGCTGGGAAATTCCTCGCAATAACGAACTAAAAACTCTCATAAAAGATATTTATAAAATCCAACCGAAAATATTTGGTGAAGGTAATTCGAGTATAGAGCAGAGAAAGACTTTTATACATCTTCTAAACGCACTTCTAGATTCAAATCAGCGCGATCAGATATATACAATTATCGACGCTGTTGTGCGGCTTGATGATCAAGAACAGAAACAATTAGCGGACCTATTAAAGGTGAATAAACTAAACTCCATAATTCAAACTATTAAGATGATTCAAAACCGTTATACTACAATTGATGCTCTAAAGGAGATAGTCTTTAATGATAGCTTCAATTCTCGTGAGGTTGATCATGTGCAAAAAGTTTTGGATCATAATTTTTGGGTTTTTGGAGAGGAATATAATCTTGTTTCTAGTACTGAAGCTAAATTTGAAAAAGCATTGTCAGAATATCTATATATACTACGTGGCGGCAAAAAGCAAGATGTGAATATGGAATCTCCAGATAAGAATAAGGAGATGGATTTATTTTTATGTAGAAAAAGTATTGAAAACGATCGCATAAATAACCTAGTAATAGAGCTGAAACGACCCGCTGTTTTGCTTGGGGAGAAAGAAGTGTCTCAGATCAAGAGATATCAACGAACAATATTTTCAGACTCTCGGTTTAATGGTGATAATACTTACTGGGATTTTGTGCTTGTTGGTAATAAATTTAATGAATCAGGCTACATAGAGGGTGAAATTGACACCAATAAAGGGCATGGGGAGAAAGAAAAAGGGCTAATATTCTCAAAGGATAATTGTAAAATCTATGTTAGAAAATGGAGTGATATATTTGCAGACGTGGAGTGTAGACATAAGTTTATCGAAAATGAATTAAAAACTGAACGCGACAGGCTTGCAATTGATTATACGAACGCGGATGAGGCTACCGAAAGGGCAATAAAAAAATGA
- a CDS encoding restriction endonuclease subunit S translates to MTKTILLGEVAEIIKGISYRSADYSNSENGIAFVNLKSVARGGGYNADGIKYYAGQIKPSQYVESGDILIANTDLTQNREIIGSPIIMPDIGRSACFSLDLSKIIVTNTEVIDPRYLFYYLKSPITREYMLAHSNGSTVMHLSVKAVPNMELNLPPLDQQKKIANILGSLDEKIELNRHMNETLEQLGQALFRHYFVDKAKQSNGNIQTIPLGKKFHPKRGRSLQVRDMICGDTPVISGGLKPAGFHNKANTVAPVITISASGANAGFVSVWGEPVWSADSSYIDSTITKYVYTYYLFLKNKQKEIYDMQTGSGQPHIYPKHIELLEIANLPDCDFNAFEQRVRPLFDMIHKNKKQIDYLSNIRDLLLPKLISGEIKI, encoded by the coding sequence ATGACAAAAACGATCCTACTTGGTGAGGTTGCAGAGATTATCAAAGGTATTTCATACAGAAGTGCCGATTATTCTAATTCAGAAAATGGAATTGCTTTTGTGAACCTAAAGTCTGTTGCTAGGGGTGGGGGATATAATGCTGATGGCATAAAATATTACGCAGGACAAATAAAACCATCGCAATATGTTGAGTCTGGCGACATCCTGATAGCAAACACAGATCTTACTCAGAATCGTGAAATTATCGGTAGTCCTATAATTATGCCAGATATAGGCAGGAGTGCTTGCTTTTCGTTGGATCTGTCGAAAATAATAGTAACAAATACAGAAGTCATTGATCCTAGGTATCTTTTTTATTATCTAAAGTCTCCAATTACTCGAGAGTATATGCTAGCACATAGCAATGGCAGTACAGTAATGCACTTATCAGTCAAAGCGGTGCCTAATATGGAACTTAATCTGCCACCACTCGACCAACAAAAGAAAATTGCCAATATCCTCGGCAGTCTTGATGAAAAAATCGAGCTCAATCGCCACATGAATGAAACCCTCGAGCAGCTCGGTCAAGCTCTCTTTCGTCATTATTTTGTTGATAAAGCTAAGCAGAGTAATGGTAATATACAGACCATACCTTTAGGAAAAAAGTTTCACCCAAAAAGAGGTAGAAGTTTGCAAGTTAGAGATATGATTTGTGGTGACACGCCGGTTATTAGCGGTGGCCTGAAACCAGCTGGATTTCATAATAAAGCAAACACAGTTGCACCAGTTATTACGATAAGTGCATCCGGAGCAAATGCTGGCTTTGTATCTGTTTGGGGTGAACCAGTCTGGTCGGCAGACTCTTCGTACATTGACTCAACAATTACCAAATATGTTTATACCTACTATTTATTCCTCAAGAATAAGCAAAAAGAGATATATGATATGCAAACTGGCTCTGGTCAGCCGCATATTTATCCAAAGCACATAGAGCTTTTGGAGATTGCTAATTTACCAGATTGCGATTTTAATGCTTTTGAGCAGAGAGTGCGACCATTGTTTGATATGATACATAAAAACAAGAAGCAAATAGATTATTTATCTAACATTCGTGATTTGCTTTTACCAAAATTAATTTCCGGAGAGATTAAGATATAA
- a CDS encoding prenyltransferase has protein sequence MKEKINVLFMTSRPLSWVNTAYPFAAGYVVMGGAIDARLIIGTLFFLIPYNLLMYGINDVCDYESDMRNPRKGGVEGAVTPRKYHRLIVWSAVLSCLPFVLALVLLGNWQSALVLAVVLFFVVAYSAKGLRSKEVPLLDSVTSSLHFVGPLLYAYSLVGTTQAGWLVAVAFFCWGMASQAFGAVQDIVPDREAKIRSIATVFGARSTVWLAILLYVAAVGLVACLGVAAWPVASAGSLYIINLLPFVRIRDERSAEARAGWRRFLWLNYVAGAVVTVTLLMKVWGV, from the coding sequence GTGAAAGAAAAAATTAACGTCTTATTTATGACCTCGCGACCGCTGTCGTGGGTGAATACGGCCTATCCGTTTGCGGCGGGCTATGTGGTCATGGGCGGGGCTATTGACGCACGGCTGATTATTGGTACGCTGTTTTTCCTCATCCCGTACAATTTGCTGATGTATGGCATTAATGACGTGTGCGACTATGAATCAGATATGCGAAATCCCCGCAAGGGCGGTGTCGAAGGCGCCGTGACGCCACGGAAATATCATCGGTTGATCGTGTGGTCGGCGGTGCTATCATGCCTGCCATTCGTGCTGGCATTGGTGCTGTTGGGCAACTGGCAAAGTGCGTTGGTGTTAGCGGTGGTGTTGTTTTTTGTGGTGGCATATAGCGCGAAGGGGCTGCGGTCTAAGGAAGTGCCATTACTGGATTCGGTGACCTCAAGTCTACATTTTGTCGGTCCGCTGCTGTATGCCTATTCGTTGGTTGGCACGACGCAAGCGGGATGGTTGGTGGCTGTCGCATTTTTTTGCTGGGGTATGGCTAGTCAGGCGTTTGGTGCGGTGCAGGATATTGTGCCAGACCGCGAAGCCAAGATTCGCTCCATCGCCACGGTGTTTGGTGCGCGGTCGACCGTCTGGTTAGCGATACTGCTGTACGTGGCGGCGGTCGGGTTGGTAGCGTGCCTGGGTGTGGCGGCATGGCCAGTGGCATCTGCAGGCAGCTTATATATCATCAATCTACTGCCGTTTGTACGAATTCGTGATGAACGCTCGGCGGAGGCACGGGCGGGCTGGCGACGTTTCTTGTGGCTGAACTATGTCGCTGGGGCGGTGGTAACCGTGACGTTATTGATGAAGGTGTGGGGTGTGTGA
- the radC gene encoding RadC family protein, with translation MKMQDRRPDDRPREKLVRYGTARLSDLELLMAIIGSGNKQADVGKIAREVLKIVRQKGGDISYDDLRGVVGLGEAKIPVILASLELARRYLLDSDQPIIDGPEKAVELLADIRDKKQEYFVCLTLDGANRLIAKRVVTIGTLMASLVHPREVFADAIADRAASIIVAHNHPSGGLEASQADKDVTNRLAEAGKLLGITLNDHIIVTKTDYKSLLHSE, from the coding sequence ATGAAAATGCAAGATCGCCGTCCCGATGATCGTCCCCGCGAGAAACTAGTGCGTTACGGTACGGCGCGGCTGAGCGACTTGGAACTCTTGATGGCGATTATCGGCAGCGGTAATAAACAGGCGGATGTCGGTAAAATTGCGCGCGAGGTGCTGAAAATTGTGCGTCAAAAAGGCGGCGATATTTCGTATGATGATCTGCGTGGCGTGGTTGGATTGGGTGAAGCGAAAATCCCGGTGATTTTAGCGAGTTTGGAACTGGCGCGGCGGTATTTGCTGGATAGCGACCAGCCAATTATTGACGGCCCAGAAAAAGCCGTCGAGCTACTGGCCGACATTCGCGATAAAAAACAGGAATATTTTGTCTGCTTGACGCTGGACGGCGCGAATCGTTTGATCGCCAAGCGGGTTGTGACTATCGGTACGCTGATGGCCAGTCTGGTGCACCCGCGCGAGGTCTTCGCTGATGCCATTGCCGACCGCGCCGCCAGCATCATCGTGGCGCATAATCATCCGAGTGGGGGTTTGGAAGCCAGTCAGGCTGATAAAGATGTTACGAATAGGCTGGCAGAAGCGGGAAAATTGCTTGGCATTACGCTTAATGATCATATTATTGTTACGAAAACTGACTACAAAAGTCTGCTACACTCAGAGTAA
- a CDS encoding type I restriction endonuclease subunit R, with protein MTESHIEQYALDVLASIGWQILHGPDIGPDGAAAERELRQVVLPGRLQSTLVRLNPHIPGPALNEAMRRLTQISKPSLIENNHDFHQLLVAGVPVQYRTSSGEVKHDIVRVVDFTSLKNNDFVAVNQLTVLQGDYNRRPDIVLFVNGLPLVVIELKNAADTKADLVAAYQQIQTYKREISDLFRFNELCITSDGLEAEIGTITSPLERMMPWKTIDGEKEVGNVPMLEVLLRGACTPERLLDMVQNFIVFERSDGDKLIKKVAAYHQYWVVNKALDRTLAASSERGDQRAGVVWHTQGSGKSLSMVFYTGKLMKSRDLHNPTIVVVTDRNDLDGQLFGTFSACRELLGEDPKQADSRSELRKLLQREAGGIIFTTIQKFSPEDDEDKLPILTDRRNVIVMADEAHRSQYGLKAHVRASDAQLVYGYAKYMRDALPGASYIGFTGTPIETDDKSTPAVFGDYIDIYDVEQAVKDGATVPIYYESRLVDLNMDEATRQWLDKEVDDLLEGEELSRQDALKAEYAQKEAIVGNSERLNTIALDIIEHFEARQSVLSGKGMIVTMSRGIAADLYERIVAYRPDWHSDDDARGAIKVIITGSASDPNYLQPHIRNKQRVKAIEKRIKDPNDPLELVIVCDMWLTGFDVPNMHTMYLDKPLKDHNLMQAIARVNRVFPGKTGGLVVDYLGVAGALRDAISDYTQSGGRGAPQLDIAEAVAQMQMRYEVVRDLFGNFDYQRYFTAPTDRQLQIILDAEEYILGLEDGEKRLKQHVLELSKAFALAMPRPEALKIREEVALFQAVKARLEKVSSSTVVTDAEYRSALKQIVDKAIAPVGVVDVFEAAGLEKPELSILSDEFLAEIRNMERKNLAVEALQKLLADEIKLRFSRNYAKDTKFSDLLNQALTRYRNGTIEAAQVIEELINIGQQVRQTVENGAVDGLSEDEIIFYDALVENGSAREVLGDAQLRDIAKVLLEQVRRDATIDWAERRNVQAKLKVNVKKTLAKYGYPPDQQSLATDMVLEQAKRYGNEWSYKRATYDAGGGASLLD; from the coding sequence ATGACCGAATCCCACATCGAACAATACGCGCTTGACGTCCTGGCTAGTATCGGCTGGCAAATTCTACACGGACCAGATATTGGTCCAGATGGTGCTGCGGCTGAGCGTGAGCTCAGGCAGGTGGTGTTACCTGGGCGGCTACAGAGTACACTGGTGCGTCTCAATCCGCATATTCCAGGACCAGCCTTGAATGAAGCGATGCGGCGTTTGACGCAGATTAGTAAACCAAGCTTGATTGAGAATAATCATGATTTCCATCAGTTGTTAGTGGCGGGCGTGCCGGTGCAGTACCGTACATCAAGTGGTGAAGTGAAACACGATATTGTACGGGTGGTTGATTTTACCTCGCTCAAAAACAATGATTTTGTGGCGGTCAATCAGCTGACGGTTTTGCAGGGCGATTATAATCGCCGGCCAGATATTGTACTATTTGTGAATGGACTACCCTTGGTGGTGATTGAACTAAAAAATGCGGCTGATACGAAGGCGGATTTGGTAGCGGCGTATCAGCAAATCCAGACGTACAAGCGAGAGATTAGCGACTTGTTTCGGTTCAATGAACTGTGTATAACCAGTGATGGACTAGAGGCGGAAATAGGGACGATAACCAGCCCGCTGGAACGAATGATGCCGTGGAAAACGATTGACGGCGAGAAAGAAGTTGGCAATGTGCCGATGTTGGAAGTGCTGCTGCGCGGTGCGTGTACGCCTGAACGTTTGCTGGATATGGTGCAGAATTTTATCGTATTTGAGCGGAGCGACGGCGATAAACTAATCAAAAAAGTTGCCGCTTATCATCAATATTGGGTGGTGAATAAAGCGCTTGATCGGACGCTGGCGGCTAGTAGTGAACGCGGTGACCAACGGGCTGGCGTGGTTTGGCATACGCAAGGGTCGGGTAAGAGCTTGAGTATGGTGTTTTATACTGGTAAGCTGATGAAATCGCGCGATTTGCATAACCCAACCATCGTGGTGGTGACGGATCGTAATGATCTTGATGGTCAATTATTCGGTACGTTTAGCGCCTGTCGCGAGCTGCTGGGAGAAGATCCGAAACAAGCTGATTCGCGCAGTGAACTCAGGAAGCTACTGCAGCGCGAAGCAGGTGGGATTATCTTTACAACAATCCAGAAGTTCTCGCCTGAGGATGACGAGGATAAATTGCCAATTTTGACCGATCGACGCAATGTCATCGTGATGGCAGATGAGGCGCATCGTAGCCAGTACGGTTTGAAGGCACATGTTCGAGCTAGCGACGCCCAGCTAGTATATGGTTATGCCAAATATATGCGTGATGCCTTGCCGGGTGCGAGCTACATTGGCTTTACGGGTACGCCGATTGAAACGGATGATAAGTCAACGCCAGCAGTGTTTGGCGACTATATCGATATTTATGATGTCGAGCAGGCGGTGAAAGATGGTGCAACAGTGCCGATTTATTATGAGAGTCGGCTGGTTGATTTGAATATGGACGAGGCAACGCGGCAGTGGCTGGATAAGGAAGTTGATGATTTGCTGGAGGGCGAAGAACTGAGTCGTCAGGATGCGTTGAAGGCCGAGTATGCACAAAAAGAAGCCATCGTCGGTAATAGCGAGCGGCTGAATACTATCGCGCTAGATATCATTGAGCATTTTGAGGCTCGGCAAAGTGTGCTGAGCGGTAAGGGTATGATCGTGACGATGAGTCGCGGTATTGCGGCTGATTTGTATGAGAGAATCGTGGCGTATCGGCCGGATTGGCATAGTGATGATGACGCACGTGGTGCGATCAAGGTGATTATCACCGGTAGCGCTAGCGACCCTAACTATTTGCAGCCGCATATTCGTAATAAACAGCGGGTGAAAGCGATCGAAAAGCGCATCAAAGATCCGAACGATCCGCTTGAGCTCGTGATTGTGTGCGATATGTGGCTGACGGGGTTTGATGTACCAAATATGCACACTATGTATCTGGATAAACCATTGAAGGATCATAATTTAATGCAGGCAATTGCACGAGTCAACCGAGTGTTCCCTGGAAAAACCGGTGGTTTGGTGGTTGACTATCTGGGTGTGGCAGGGGCGCTGCGCGATGCTATTTCTGACTATACGCAAAGCGGCGGGCGGGGCGCACCGCAGCTTGATATTGCTGAGGCGGTGGCGCAGATGCAGATGCGTTACGAGGTGGTGCGCGATTTATTTGGTAACTTTGATTATCAGCGATATTTTACGGCGCCAACCGACCGGCAACTGCAAATTATTTTGGATGCCGAGGAATATATTTTAGGGTTGGAAGATGGTGAGAAGCGATTGAAACAGCATGTTTTGGAACTGAGTAAAGCCTTTGCGCTGGCTATGCCGAGGCCCGAGGCGTTGAAGATTCGTGAGGAAGTGGCGCTGTTTCAGGCGGTGAAAGCTCGGCTAGAGAAAGTGTCGAGCTCGACAGTTGTGACTGATGCTGAGTACCGAAGCGCGCTGAAACAAATTGTTGATAAAGCAATTGCGCCAGTGGGTGTGGTTGATGTGTTTGAGGCGGCGGGATTAGAAAAGCCGGAACTGTCGATTTTGAGTGATGAGTTTTTGGCGGAAATTCGTAACATGGAGCGCAAGAATTTGGCGGTGGAAGCTCTGCAAAAGCTGCTCGCTGATGAAATCAAGCTACGATTTTCGAGAAATTATGCCAAGGATACGAAGTTCTCTGACTTGCTCAACCAAGCCTTGACGCGGTATAGAAATGGGACGATTGAGGCGGCGCAGGTGATTGAGGAATTAATCAACATCGGACAGCAAGTGCGCCAAACTGTTGAGAATGGCGCAGTTGATGGCCTCAGTGAGGATGAGATTATCTTTTACGATGCGCTGGTTGAAAATGGCAGTGCCCGCGAAGTACTGGGTGACGCGCAGCTACGTGATATCGCGAAAGTATTGTTAGAGCAGGTGCGTCGTGATGCCACGATTGACTGGGCAGAGCGCAGGAATGTTCAGGCAAAACTGAAAGTTAACGTCAAAAAGACGTTGGCAAAGTATGGATATCCGCCAGACCAGCAGTCATTGGCAACCGATATGGTATTGGAGCAAGCCAAGCGTTATGGTAACGAGTGGAGCTATAAACGCGCGACGTATGACGCTGGTGGCGGAGCGAGTTTGTTGGATTGA
- a CDS encoding type I restriction-modification system subunit M produces MNTRELEKQLWAAADKLRGNISSSDYKYVVLGLIFLKYVSDAFSVRHQAAIDENYDPEDRDWYLAENVFWIPKEARWEHLVASAKQPEIGVLVDSAMEAIERDNPSLKGVLPKNYAREALDKRRLGELIDLFTNIKFDTASSKDLLGQVYEYFMGMFADSEGKHGGEFYTPRSIVKLLVGMLEPYSGRVYDPCCGSGGMFVWSEKFVEEHAGRVSDIAVYGQELNETTWRLAKMNMAIRGIDANIKRGDTLMDDQLPDLKADYILANPPFNISDWGQEHLQADPRWKYGLPPKGNANFAWIQHMIHHLSPRGTAGFVLANGSMSSQTGGEGDIRKQLVLNDMVDAIVTLPSQLFFNVAIPCCLWFVSRNRANRHGKVLFIDGRNLGKMVTRRNRELTAEDIARVAKTYHDYKTASADYTDQPGFCKVADLEEIKQYDYVLTPGRYVGVEEIEEDGEPFVEKFARLTAELEGQFAKSRELEKSISINLKRIKESYKND; encoded by the coding sequence ATGAATACAAGGGAGCTTGAAAAGCAGTTGTGGGCTGCGGCGGATAAACTACGGGGTAATATCAGCTCGTCGGATTATAAATATGTGGTATTGGGGCTGATTTTTCTAAAATATGTTTCAGATGCGTTTTCGGTGCGACATCAGGCAGCGATTGATGAGAACTATGATCCTGAAGATCGGGATTGGTATTTGGCGGAGAATGTTTTTTGGATTCCCAAGGAGGCTCGTTGGGAACACCTGGTGGCGAGCGCCAAGCAGCCAGAAATTGGCGTTCTAGTCGATAGTGCTATGGAGGCAATTGAACGAGACAACCCTAGTCTGAAGGGTGTGTTGCCGAAAAATTATGCTCGTGAAGCTCTAGATAAGCGTCGCTTGGGTGAACTTATCGATTTATTTACAAATATCAAATTCGACACTGCCAGCTCCAAAGATTTACTTGGTCAAGTCTACGAATATTTTATGGGTATGTTTGCCGACAGCGAGGGTAAACACGGTGGTGAATTCTACACGCCGCGCTCCATCGTGAAATTGCTGGTAGGAATGCTTGAGCCATACAGCGGGCGCGTGTACGACCCATGTTGCGGTAGTGGCGGTATGTTTGTCTGGAGTGAGAAGTTTGTCGAGGAGCACGCTGGTCGTGTCAGCGACATTGCAGTGTATGGTCAGGAGCTAAACGAAACCACTTGGCGACTCGCTAAAATGAATATGGCAATTCGGGGAATTGATGCGAATATCAAACGTGGCGACACTCTGATGGATGACCAGCTCCCTGATCTGAAAGCTGATTACATTTTGGCCAATCCGCCGTTTAACATTAGCGACTGGGGTCAAGAACACTTGCAGGCTGACCCGCGCTGGAAATATGGTCTACCGCCAAAGGGTAATGCTAACTTTGCGTGGATTCAGCATATGATTCACCACTTGAGCCCACGTGGTACGGCGGGTTTCGTGCTGGCAAACGGCAGTATGAGTAGCCAAACTGGTGGCGAAGGTGATATCCGCAAACAGCTGGTTCTTAATGATATGGTTGACGCTATTGTCACACTGCCGAGTCAGCTATTTTTCAATGTAGCCATACCATGCTGTCTGTGGTTCGTGTCGCGCAACCGGGCGAACCGCCACGGCAAAGTGCTGTTCATCGATGGGCGTAATTTGGGTAAAATGGTCACCCGCCGTAACCGTGAACTAACCGCAGAAGACATTGCTCGGGTGGCGAAGACATATCATGATTACAAAACCGCTAGTGCGGATTACACTGATCAGCCGGGTTTTTGTAAAGTCGCCGATCTAGAAGAAATTAAGCAGTATGATTATGTATTGACACCTGGTCGCTACGTGGGCGTTGAGGAAATAGAAGAAGACGGTGAGCCGTTCGTCGAGAAATTTGCCCGGTTAACGGCTGAGCTTGAAGGGCAGTTTGCGAAGAGCCGTGAGTTAGAAAAATCTATCTCTATAAACCTAAAAAGAATAAAAGAATCATATAAAAATGACTAA